One window of the Desulfolucanica intricata genome contains the following:
- a CDS encoding lipoprotein — translation MKRIIILILLLLLITGCSG, via the coding sequence ATGAAGCGTATAATAATTTTGATATTGTTATTATTATTAATTACCGGGTGTTCGGGTG